The following coding sequences are from one Candidatus Kinetoplastibacterium galatii TCC219 window:
- a CDS encoding YaaA family protein gives MLLLLSPSKSLSLTNIKTAINKRTSPFFLKESLLIVKELRGKSLFELAKILKINVSLAKVSFDYYANWDKLSEFNALSIFKGNVYRALDISSFTSEDILWSQDNLLILSGLFGILRPLDFIKPYRLEMSSSLQILGFKNLYAFWRNFVTDFINNEIKKKNLKFLVNLSSNEYFNVIDLNEIKANVVNCVFQEYRVDKWKVIGVTAKTLRGLMARYIITNKLDNINDLKKFSYHGYEYDGYISNNECLFFRKKQHK, from the coding sequence TTGTTACTTTTACTTTCCCCTTCTAAATCTCTAAGTCTAACCAATATTAAGACTGCGATAAATAAAAGAACAAGCCCATTTTTTTTAAAAGAAAGTCTTTTAATAGTAAAAGAATTAAGGGGGAAATCCTTGTTCGAGTTAGCTAAAATTTTAAAAATAAATGTAAGTTTAGCTAAAGTTAGTTTTGATTATTATGCAAATTGGGATAAATTATCAGAGTTTAATGCATTGTCTATTTTTAAAGGTAATGTTTATAGAGCATTGGATATATCTAGCTTTACTTCGGAAGACATTCTTTGGTCCCAAGATAATTTATTGATATTAAGTGGATTATTCGGTATTTTGCGTCCTTTGGATTTTATAAAACCATATAGATTAGAAATGAGTTCAAGTTTACAAATTTTAGGTTTTAAAAACCTGTATGCATTTTGGCGTAATTTTGTTACAGATTTTATTAATAATGAAATAAAGAAAAAGAATCTTAAGTTTTTAGTAAATTTATCATCTAATGAATATTTCAATGTTATAGATTTAAATGAAATAAAGGCAAATGTAGTAAATTGCGTGTTTCAAGAATATAGAGTTGATAAATGGAAAGTTATTGGGGTGACTGCAAAGACGTTGAGAGGATTGATGGCTAGGTATATTATAACAAACAAATTAGATAATATAAATGATTTGAAAAAGTTCTCTTATCATGGTTATGAATATGATGGTTATATTTCTAATAATGAATGTCTTTTTTTCAGGAAAAAACAGCATAAGTGA
- the serS gene encoding serine--tRNA ligase produces MLDISLLRKELGRIACLLKTRGFCLDIPKFEYLDNSRKNIQQETEMLQAKRNYLAKQVGQLKAQGLGTEDLMSESQSIPKALKNLEDKLSSLSNDINDFLYSIPNIPHPSVPIGLDSEDNIEIRRWFPEGMSIKNEPKPFDFVPRDHVTLGESLGLDLDLASRMSGSRFLFMKGKIALLHRALSQFMLDLHTKSHGYEECYTPYVVNAATLYGTGQLPKFKEDMFAVVQGVLKQDSGLDSDKLNEEQQYLISTSEITLVSAVSGSILSEDNLPIKLTAHTPCFRSEAGSGGRDVRGLIRQHQFDKVELVQIVHPDFSYDALEMVLIHAEKVLQLLNIPYRVVLLCSGDMGFCAAKTYDLEVWLPSQNNWREISSVSNCEAFQARRMKSRFRDKNGKINYLHTINGSGLAIGRALVAVLENYQQPDGSIVVPKVLRPYMDNMEILYPSSR; encoded by the coding sequence ATGTTAGATATTAGTCTTTTACGTAAAGAATTAGGAAGAATAGCTTGTTTATTAAAAACACGTGGATTCTGCCTAGATATTCCAAAATTTGAATATTTAGATAATAGTCGTAAAAATATTCAGCAAGAAACCGAAATGTTGCAAGCTAAAAGAAATTATTTGGCAAAGCAGGTTGGTCAACTAAAAGCTCAAGGATTAGGAACTGAGGATCTTATGTCAGAGTCTCAATCTATACCTAAAGCTCTAAAAAATCTTGAAGATAAACTGTCTTCCTTGAGTAATGATATAAATGATTTTTTGTATTCAATACCTAATATTCCTCATCCTAGTGTTCCTATAGGATTAGATTCTGAAGATAATATAGAGATACGTAGATGGTTTCCTGAGGGAATGTCTATAAAAAATGAGCCGAAGCCCTTTGATTTTGTTCCTAGGGATCATGTGACTTTAGGAGAATCACTTGGTTTAGATCTTGATCTAGCATCAAGGATGTCTGGTTCTCGCTTTTTGTTTATGAAAGGTAAGATAGCATTATTGCATAGAGCTCTATCACAATTCATGTTAGATTTACACACTAAAAGTCATGGGTATGAGGAATGTTACACCCCATACGTAGTTAATGCTGCCACTCTTTATGGAACAGGTCAATTGCCAAAATTTAAGGAGGATATGTTTGCAGTTGTGCAAGGTGTTTTAAAACAAGATAGTGGATTAGATAGTGATAAACTTAACGAAGAGCAACAATATCTTATATCAACATCAGAGATAACATTAGTTAGTGCTGTTTCTGGATCTATCCTATCAGAGGATAATCTTCCAATTAAGCTAACAGCACATACTCCATGTTTTAGATCTGAAGCTGGTAGTGGTGGACGAGATGTTAGAGGATTAATTCGTCAACATCAGTTTGATAAGGTAGAATTAGTACAAATAGTACATCCAGATTTTTCGTACGATGCTCTAGAAATGGTATTAATTCATGCGGAAAAAGTTCTACAGCTTTTGAATATACCTTACAGGGTTGTGCTGCTTTGTTCTGGAGATATGGGGTTCTGTGCTGCAAAAACCTATGATTTAGAAGTATGGTTACCTTCACAAAACAATTGGAGAGAGATTTCTTCTGTTTCAAATTGCGAGGCTTTTCAAGCTAGAAGAATGAAATCTCGTTTTCGTGATAAAAATGGGAAGATTAACTATCTGCACACTATAAACGGATCTGGTTTGGCAATAGGGAGAGCTTTAGTTGCTGTCTTGGAAAATTATCAACAACCAGATGGAAGTATAGTTGTACCAAAAGTCCTACGCCCATACATGGATAACATGGAGATCCTGTATCCATCATCGCGATAA
- a CDS encoding replication-associated recombination protein A, with amino-acid sequence MDFDTTNLDKQYNSVPLYERLRPRNLDDIIGQSHLVGLNKPLRIAMDSGKLYSMILWGPPGVGKTTIAKLLSHNINYKFLSISAVLSGVKDIRDAIISAKNTQCTGKRTILFIDEIHDFNKSQQDAFLPYVENGLFILIGATTENPSFNINSALLSRLKVYALNQLDQDDLSKLLSKVLLILNKECTESKEVDIDINACALIISMADGDARRLISLVEIIFGLALSSNIDVITVPWLKINFSKDCRMFDKCGGLFYDQISALHKSIRGSDPDAALYWLASLLSSGTDPIYISRRLMRIATEDIGLADPRAIDLSVNCAMVYQSLGSPEGELALANAVVYMSCAAKSNSVYNAFNSACKYVNTDSSRSVPTHLRNSSKEFMKKIGLYRDYKYVHEFPNAYVPSEQYFPDGIKEQFYFPTSYGLEQKIKQKMSLLKGLDIEEDSNKSC; translated from the coding sequence ATGGATTTTGATACAACCAATCTTGACAAGCAATACAATAGTGTTCCTTTATATGAAAGGCTGAGGCCAAGAAATTTAGATGATATTATTGGTCAGTCTCATCTTGTAGGTCTAAATAAACCACTAAGAATTGCGATGGATAGCGGTAAATTATATTCAATGATTCTTTGGGGCCCCCCAGGTGTAGGAAAGACTACTATAGCAAAATTGCTATCTCATAATATTAATTATAAATTTTTATCGATCTCTGCTGTTTTGAGCGGGGTTAAAGACATAAGAGATGCCATTATTTCTGCCAAAAATACTCAATGTACTGGCAAAAGAACTATTTTATTTATAGATGAAATACATGATTTTAATAAATCCCAGCAGGATGCATTTCTTCCATATGTAGAAAATGGTTTGTTCATTCTTATAGGAGCTACTACCGAGAACCCTTCTTTTAATATTAATTCTGCTTTACTGTCAAGGCTGAAAGTCTATGCTTTGAATCAACTTGACCAGGATGATTTATCTAAATTATTATCTAAGGTGCTTTTAATATTAAACAAAGAATGCACAGAGAGTAAAGAAGTTGATATTGATATAAATGCTTGTGCCCTTATTATATCAATGGCCGATGGTGATGCTAGACGCCTTATAAGCCTTGTGGAGATTATTTTTGGATTGGCATTATCTTCTAATATAGACGTTATCACTGTTCCTTGGTTAAAAATCAACTTCTCGAAAGATTGTAGAATGTTTGATAAATGCGGAGGGTTGTTTTACGATCAGATTAGTGCTTTGCATAAATCTATAAGGGGTTCTGACCCGGATGCTGCTTTGTATTGGTTAGCTAGTTTGTTATCTTCCGGCACAGATCCCATATATATTTCTAGACGTCTAATGCGTATTGCTACAGAAGACATAGGTTTAGCAGATCCTAGAGCAATCGATCTTAGTGTAAACTGCGCAATGGTATATCAGTCTCTAGGTTCTCCAGAAGGAGAACTTGCATTGGCAAATGCTGTTGTTTATATGTCTTGTGCTGCCAAGTCAAACTCCGTATATAATGCATTTAATTCAGCCTGTAAATATGTAAATACTGACTCTAGTAGGTCAGTACCGACTCACTTACGTAATTCTTCAAAAGAGTTTATGAAGAAAATAGGTTTGTATCGAGATTATAAGTATGTGCATGAATTTCCTAATGCTTATGTTCCATCAGAGCAGTATTTTCCTGATGGTATTAAAGAACAATTTTATTTCCCAACTAGTTATGGTTTAGAGCAGAAGATAAAACAAAAAATGTCTTTATTGAAGGGTTTAGACATAGAAGAAGATAGCAATAAATCTTGTTAG
- a CDS encoding LolA family protein, with the protein MNNLIRLLYIFAIVFCCQVRSENTDNGLDFLKDVKSFSCEFRQSISDPEGAIKSSNNGFLRFKKPGKFRWEIVSNSRQLVVSDGKKIYQYDSDLGQAIARNIDSTPLAFFMDMLSSDNLGKFVDVKYSYNRDGLYWLSVTTNDLSSGFRVIDFGFDDRFISKIHLFDVFDQKFVIELSNILINDELPEDLFRFILPQNVDLVEM; encoded by the coding sequence ATGAATAATTTAATTAGACTTTTATATATTTTTGCTATCGTTTTTTGCTGCCAAGTGAGATCTGAAAATACAGATAATGGATTAGATTTCTTAAAAGACGTAAAAAGTTTCTCATGTGAATTTAGGCAGTCTATATCTGATCCTGAAGGTGCTATCAAATCATCTAATAATGGTTTCTTAAGATTTAAAAAACCAGGTAAGTTTCGATGGGAAATTGTTAGTAACAGCAGGCAATTGGTTGTGTCTGATGGCAAAAAAATATATCAGTATGATTCTGATTTGGGGCAGGCAATAGCAAGAAACATAGATAGCACACCATTGGCTTTTTTTATGGATATGCTGTCTTCTGATAATTTAGGTAAATTTGTCGATGTCAAGTACTCTTACAATCGAGATGGGTTATATTGGTTATCGGTTACAACAAATGATTTAAGTAGTGGTTTTAGAGTTATAGATTTTGGATTTGATGATAGATTCATATCTAAGATTCATTTGTTTGATGTTTTTGATCAGAAATTTGTAATAGAGTTATCAAATATTCTAATCAATGATGAATTGCCAGAAGACTTGTTCAGATTCATTCTTCCTCAGAATGTAGATTTAGTTGAAATGTAG
- a CDS encoding FtsK/SpoIIIE family DNA translocase, producing the protein MFRLFNFISKKIRILTNIRLPFFIKNSALFCETLLIFLVVSLSWLVLSLLSWDSNDNFVLHGQILHNAINNNGGFFGAYVSEILLHLFGFSSFWFVYLLISWIFVIYSRLANYFRNNDYSSRFFAICFYFESIMGFLLLLSGTLGLEAIFSDFIENHISQGFSEICRSGCIIGKFFSGYLVFLIGMAGSILLLAVMVLTGFSLFFCFSWLLFFEKILFFIDTLIKKINYLSISFFSFLSKTVQKCMNYTHKPFNKKRDISNNRFKNLSLDIEDKLLVTNAHKDTVCNKNSLNNLINRKDVDIRKKSNFSEKIMINNQEEKSNNQEEKLPSLNLLDSLQHHDTSITSEDVKLVSKLIEQKLADFGVTVTVISAKSGPVITRYEIEPAIGVKGSQIVGLARDLARALSVASIRVVETIPGKNLMGLELPNRNRQSVCLSEILNSSVYNSAKSTLTMALGKDIAGNPVVADLARMPHLLVAGTTGSGKSVGINAMLISLLYKYSSSTIRLILIDPKMLEMSVYEGIPHLLTNVVTDMKKAANALRWCVSEMDKRYHLMSKMGVRNIFGYNEKIREASLSNEFIYNPLSINKDDPEPLQLMPSIIVVIDELADLMMTSGKKIEELIARLAQKARAAGIHLILATQRPSVDVITGLIKANIPTRIAFQVSSKIDSRTILDQSGAENLLGQGDMLYLPPGVGFPVRIHGAFVSDNEVHRVVESLKSHGETNYIDEILNYGESLTESDGINSVTGIEGYENDPMYDKACDIVLKNRRASISLVQRHLRIGYNRAARLLEQMEKSGIVSSMHSNGNREILVNLSDQKDE; encoded by the coding sequence ATGTTTCGTTTATTTAATTTTATTTCTAAGAAAATACGAATTCTAACTAACATTAGATTACCATTTTTTATAAAAAATTCTGCATTATTTTGTGAAACCTTATTAATATTTCTTGTGGTTTCATTATCATGGTTAGTGCTTAGTCTATTATCTTGGGATTCTAATGATAATTTTGTCCTTCATGGTCAAATTTTACATAATGCTATAAATAATAATGGCGGATTTTTTGGTGCTTATGTGTCAGAGATATTGCTTCATTTATTTGGATTTTCATCTTTTTGGTTCGTTTATTTGTTAATTAGTTGGATATTTGTTATTTATTCTAGATTGGCCAATTATTTTCGTAATAATGACTATTCATCCAGATTTTTTGCAATTTGTTTTTATTTTGAGAGCATAATGGGTTTTTTATTATTGCTTTCCGGAACATTAGGTCTAGAAGCAATATTTTCTGATTTTATAGAAAATCATATTAGCCAAGGATTTTCAGAAATATGTAGATCAGGCTGTATTATAGGTAAATTTTTCTCCGGTTATTTAGTATTTTTGATAGGGATGGCTGGATCTATCCTTCTTTTAGCAGTAATGGTGTTAACCGGTTTTAGTTTGTTTTTTTGTTTTTCTTGGCTGTTGTTTTTCGAAAAGATTTTGTTTTTTATTGATACCTTAATTAAAAAAATAAATTATCTATCTATATCTTTTTTTAGTTTTTTAAGTAAAACCGTTCAAAAATGTATGAATTACACTCATAAGCCTTTTAATAAAAAAAGAGATATAAGTAATAATAGATTTAAGAATTTAAGTTTAGATATTGAAGATAAGTTATTAGTAACAAATGCTCATAAAGATACTGTTTGCAATAAAAACTCATTAAATAATTTGATCAACAGAAAGGATGTTGATATAAGGAAGAAATCCAATTTTTCTGAAAAAATTATGATTAATAATCAAGAAGAGAAATCTAATAATCAAGAAGAGAAATTGCCATCATTAAATTTACTGGATTCATTGCAACATCATGATACAAGTATTACATCTGAGGATGTAAAATTAGTATCTAAATTAATAGAACAAAAACTAGCAGATTTTGGGGTAACTGTAACTGTAATATCAGCAAAATCTGGTCCTGTAATTACTAGGTATGAGATTGAACCAGCAATTGGAGTCAAGGGTAGTCAGATAGTTGGTTTGGCTAGGGATTTAGCCAGGGCATTGAGTGTTGCTAGTATAAGAGTAGTGGAAACCATCCCTGGTAAAAATCTTATGGGTCTAGAATTACCAAACAGAAATCGTCAATCTGTATGTTTATCGGAAATATTAAATTCTTCTGTGTACAATTCAGCAAAATCTACTTTAACCATGGCTCTTGGTAAAGATATTGCTGGTAATCCTGTGGTAGCTGATTTAGCTAGAATGCCTCACCTTCTAGTAGCCGGTACTACCGGCTCAGGTAAATCAGTTGGTATAAATGCTATGTTAATATCTCTATTGTATAAATATAGTTCTTCAACTATTAGATTAATCTTGATAGATCCTAAGATGTTGGAAATGAGTGTTTATGAAGGTATACCACATCTTTTGACTAATGTTGTTACTGATATGAAAAAAGCAGCGAATGCCCTTCGTTGGTGTGTTAGTGAAATGGACAAAAGATATCACTTAATGAGCAAAATGGGAGTTCGTAATATATTTGGTTATAATGAAAAAATAAGGGAGGCATCTCTTTCTAATGAATTTATTTATAATCCTTTATCTATTAATAAGGATGATCCAGAACCTTTGCAGCTAATGCCGTCTATAATCGTTGTTATAGATGAGTTGGCTGATCTTATGATGACATCCGGAAAAAAAATAGAAGAATTAATAGCAAGGCTTGCCCAGAAGGCAAGAGCGGCAGGCATACATCTAATATTAGCCACACAACGTCCTAGTGTCGATGTTATTACTGGTCTTATAAAAGCTAATATACCAACACGTATAGCATTTCAAGTTTCTTCAAAAATAGACTCTCGTACAATTTTAGATCAATCAGGAGCAGAAAATTTATTAGGTCAAGGCGATATGTTATACTTGCCACCAGGAGTTGGTTTTCCTGTTCGCATACATGGAGCTTTTGTAAGTGATAATGAGGTGCATAGAGTAGTAGAATCGTTAAAGTCTCATGGGGAGACAAACTATATAGACGAGATTCTTAATTATGGAGAATCCTTAACAGAGTCAGATGGTATAAATTCTGTAACTGGGATAGAAGGTTATGAAAATGATCCTATGTATGATAAAGCTTGTGATATAGTATTAAAAAATCGTAGAGCATCTATTTCCTTGGTGCAACGTCATTTAAGAATTGGTTATAATAGAGCTGCACGTTTGTTGGAGCAAATGGAGAAATCTGGTATTGTTTCTTCTATGCATTCTAATGGTAATCGTGAGATTTTAGTAAATTTATCAGATCAGAAAGATGAATAA
- the trxB gene encoding thioredoxin-disulfide reductase, with translation MNKTKKTKILIIGSGPAGYTAALYAARANLDPIIITGLNQGGQLMNTTEIENWPTTYSNISGSDLMELFLSNVKKFNTEIIIDNIINANLKKRPFILTGDSGTDYICESVIIATGSSPKKLGLDSEEEFLGKGVSYCATCDGMFYKDKNVVVIGGGNTAIEDALYLSNICRNVTLVHRHDKFRAEPILLDRINNKVSKNIISIRTFYTINKIEGTEDKLTNIVLLSSKNNSLENIATDGVFIAIGHNPNTNIFNDLMKTKEGYIITRKDDKNFQTMTSIEGIFAAGDVQDNIYRQAITSSGTGCMAALDAQRWLEKNDV, from the coding sequence ATGAATAAAACTAAAAAAACCAAAATTTTAATAATTGGATCTGGGCCTGCTGGGTATACAGCCGCACTATATGCAGCTCGTGCTAATCTTGACCCTATCATTATTACCGGACTAAATCAAGGCGGTCAATTAATGAATACAACAGAAATAGAAAATTGGCCTACTACGTATAGTAACATTAGTGGGTCTGATCTTATGGAACTTTTTCTAAGTAATGTTAAGAAATTTAATACAGAAATAATTATAGATAATATTATAAATGCCAATCTAAAAAAAAGACCATTTATACTTACTGGAGATAGTGGAACTGATTACATCTGCGAATCAGTTATTATAGCTACTGGATCATCTCCAAAGAAATTGGGCCTTGACTCTGAGGAAGAATTTCTAGGCAAGGGAGTATCTTATTGTGCTACTTGTGACGGGATGTTTTACAAAGACAAAAATGTAGTAGTAATTGGAGGCGGAAATACAGCTATAGAAGATGCATTGTATTTGTCCAATATATGCCGGAATGTAACATTAGTACACAGACACGATAAGTTCAGAGCTGAACCAATACTACTAGATAGAATTAATAACAAGGTGTCAAAGAACATAATTTCTATTAGAACATTCTATACCATTAACAAAATAGAGGGAACTGAAGATAAATTAACAAATATAGTTCTTCTTAGCTCTAAAAATAATTCATTAGAAAATATTGCAACGGACGGAGTATTTATCGCTATAGGTCATAATCCTAATACAAATATATTTAATGATTTAATGAAAACAAAAGAAGGATATATTATTACTCGGAAGGACGATAAGAATTTTCAAACGATGACTTCTATAGAAGGAATATTTGCAGCAGGAGATGTACAGGACAACATATACAGGCAAGCTATAACCAGTTCTGGAACGGGTTGCATGGCTGCTCTAGATGCTCAAAGATGGCTTGAGAAAAATGATGTCTAA
- a CDS encoding Smr/MutS family protein, producing the protein MMSKYIKLSTVQNHYKFHKKMNATNDEFQVAKNFKEITKIRNCNVFVETKIQDYLKFEDNNKSQSNHKNTCFYNYDIIDGELSDELSVDHLLSDSGRSYTRPNLNQNIVRFLRNGKWKIEAKLDLHNLCIERARSSFISFMNRCIENGIRCVCIIHGKGYGSSPESGPVLKGKVRSWLVQTKEIRAFSEAAERNGGSGALIVLLRKIKNES; encoded by the coding sequence ATGATGTCTAAATATATAAAACTATCGACTGTTCAAAATCATTACAAGTTTCATAAAAAAATGAATGCTACTAACGATGAATTTCAAGTTGCTAAAAATTTTAAAGAAATTACTAAGATAAGAAATTGTAATGTATTTGTAGAAACAAAAATACAAGATTATTTGAAATTTGAAGATAATAATAAATCGCAATCTAATCATAAAAATACTTGTTTTTATAATTATGATATAATCGACGGCGAATTATCTGATGAGTTATCAGTAGACCATCTTTTATCTGATAGCGGCAGATCTTACACAAGACCAAATTTAAATCAAAATATAGTAAGATTCTTAAGGAATGGAAAATGGAAGATAGAAGCTAAACTTGATTTGCATAATCTATGCATAGAAAGAGCTAGATCATCGTTTATAAGCTTCATGAATCGCTGTATAGAAAACGGTATTAGATGTGTTTGTATTATTCATGGCAAAGGATATGGATCTTCTCCAGAGAGCGGGCCAGTACTGAAAGGTAAAGTGCGCTCTTGGTTAGTTCAAACAAAAGAAATTCGAGCATTTTCTGAGGCGGCAGAACGTAATGGTGGATCTGGTGCTTTGATTGTGCTTTTGCGTAAAATTAAAAATGAAAGTTGA
- a CDS encoding DMT family transporter → MKFTYLTIAIITELFATVALKNSIGFTRLWPSLFTCFFYIVSTYFLSLTLEEIPVGIAYAIWCGVGIILVSLIGVFFFKQTLDTPAIIGIVLIVLGVVIMNVFSKVNIED, encoded by the coding sequence ATGAAATTCACTTACTTAACTATAGCGATAATAACCGAACTATTTGCAACAGTAGCATTGAAAAATTCTATTGGTTTTACTCGCCTATGGCCATCATTGTTCACATGTTTTTTCTACATAGTTTCTACGTATTTTTTATCTTTAACATTAGAAGAAATACCTGTAGGTATTGCTTATGCAATATGGTGTGGCGTTGGAATTATACTAGTATCTTTAATAGGAGTTTTTTTCTTTAAACAAACATTAGACACTCCAGCTATAATAGGGATAGTTTTAATTGTATTAGGGGTGGTTATAATGAATGTTTTCTCTAAGGTTAATATAGAAGACTAG
- a CDS encoding basic amino acid/polyamine antiporter: protein MSNSNTQKLSVMTLTAMVVGSMIGAGIFSLPQNFAQVTGVFGALVAWTISGLGMLMLAFVFQSLSCRKPNIDSGVHAYAQAGFGDYLGFSSALGYWAGTCLGNVTYLLIINSTIGSVFSIFGDGTTLAAVILSSSILWSFHFLVLRGIKEADFINNIVTISKLIPIVIFIVLVCFGFRSEIFINNMWGGGAFSLSSIFEQVRGTMLITVFVFLGIEGASVYSRYAKNRKDVGVATLLGFLGVLLLLVLITILSYGVMERSDLASLRNPSMAGVLQAVVGEWGAVLIGIGLLVAVLGAYLSWSLLAAEVLYTAAVSGTMPAFLKKENENNVPSASLWMTNITIQVFLIVTMLAREAFTLAIELTSSMNLIPYLLVAAYGLKLATTGESYSISEKKQRTFDLFCGFMATIFATWLLYAGGLKYLLLSSVLYGPGTALFVMTKSEQSKKVFNKLEWLVFIIAMIGAAVAIYYLVTGHIVI, encoded by the coding sequence ATGAGTAATTCCAATACCCAGAAACTTTCTGTCATGACCTTAACCGCTATGGTCGTTGGTTCTATGATTGGAGCTGGGATTTTTTCTTTGCCTCAAAACTTTGCCCAAGTTACTGGAGTGTTTGGCGCTTTGGTAGCTTGGACTATTTCAGGGCTTGGGATGTTGATGTTAGCATTTGTATTTCAGTCGTTGTCTTGCAGAAAACCGAACATAGACTCTGGTGTTCATGCTTATGCTCAGGCTGGATTTGGTGATTACTTAGGATTTTCTTCTGCGTTAGGGTATTGGGCTGGAACTTGTTTGGGAAATGTAACTTATTTGTTAATAATAAACTCAACAATAGGCTCTGTTTTTTCCATTTTTGGTGATGGTACTACACTAGCAGCTGTTATTTTGTCTTCTAGTATACTGTGGTCATTCCATTTTTTAGTATTGCGTGGAATAAAAGAGGCTGACTTTATTAACAATATAGTTACTATATCTAAGCTTATTCCAATAGTTATATTCATAGTTTTAGTATGTTTTGGTTTTAGATCAGAAATCTTTATTAATAATATGTGGGGCGGAGGAGCCTTTAGTTTAAGCAGTATTTTTGAACAGGTTCGTGGAACCATGTTAATAACTGTTTTTGTATTCTTGGGTATAGAAGGAGCTAGTGTTTATTCTCGTTATGCTAAAAATAGAAAAGATGTTGGTGTGGCTACCTTATTGGGTTTTCTTGGTGTTTTATTACTACTAGTCCTAATTACCATATTATCATATGGTGTTATGGAAAGATCTGATTTAGCTTCATTACGTAATCCATCAATGGCAGGTGTTTTACAGGCTGTTGTCGGTGAATGGGGAGCTGTCCTTATAGGAATTGGACTTTTAGTTGCTGTTTTAGGAGCTTATCTTTCTTGGTCACTTCTTGCAGCTGAGGTTTTATATACAGCCGCAGTGTCAGGAACTATGCCTGCGTTTTTAAAAAAAGAAAATGAGAACAACGTCCCATCTGCATCACTATGGATGACTAATATAACTATACAGGTTTTTTTAATAGTTACGATGCTTGCAAGAGAAGCATTTACCCTGGCTATAGAATTAACTAGTTCTATGAATCTAATACCATATTTATTAGTAGCAGCTTATGGTCTTAAGCTAGCGACCACAGGAGAGTCTTATAGCATTTCAGAGAAAAAACAGAGAACATTCGATTTGTTCTGTGGTTTTATGGCGACTATTTTCGCCACGTGGCTACTATACGCAGGTGGTCTAAAATACTTGCTGCTATCTTCTGTTTTGTATGGTCCGGGAACAGCTTTATTTGTAATGACCAAATCAGAGCAATCCAAAAAAGTTTTTAATAAATTAGAATGGTTAGTTTTTATTATAGCTATGATTGGTGCGGCTGTGGCCATTTACTATTTAGTTACCGGTCATATAGTTATATAA
- a CDS encoding DUF1841 family protein, producing the protein MFNPSLDQARYFFIEVWNKHKLSKTLTPIEKTTIACILEHPQFYKDLDNKESIKNSYNSNFPESNPFLHLSMHLAISEQLLIDQPCGIKAAYNKLITSNDPHTAIHKIIKCLTLTIQYSQTHRLELDSNKYMNLIKDLI; encoded by the coding sequence ATGTTTAACCCATCATTAGATCAAGCAAGATATTTTTTCATAGAAGTATGGAATAAGCATAAGCTATCAAAAACTTTGACTCCAATAGAGAAGACAACAATAGCATGTATACTAGAGCACCCTCAATTCTACAAAGATCTTGACAATAAAGAATCGATAAAAAATAGTTATAATTCTAATTTCCCAGAATCTAATCCGTTTCTTCATTTATCAATGCACTTGGCAATATCTGAACAATTACTTATAGATCAGCCTTGTGGTATAAAAGCAGCTTATAACAAATTAATTACTAGTAACGATCCACATACTGCAATTCATAAAATAATAAAGTGCCTAACCTTAACAATACAATACAGTCAAACACATAGATTAGAATTGGATTCCAACAAATACATGAATCTGATTAAAGATCTAATATAA